In a genomic window of Onychostoma macrolepis isolate SWU-2019 chromosome 08, ASM1243209v1, whole genome shotgun sequence:
- the gnb1a gene encoding guanine nucleotide-binding protein G(I)/G(S)/G(T) subunit beta-1 gives MSELDQLRQEAEQLKNQIRDARKACADATLSQITANIEPVGRIQMRTRRTLRGHLAKIYAMHWGTDSRLLVSASQDGKLIIWDSYTTNKVHAIPLRSSWVMTCAYAPSGNYVACGGLDNICSIYNLKTREGNVRVSRELAGHTGYLSCCRFLDDNQIVTSSGDTTCALWDIETGQQTTTFAGHTGDVMSLSLAPDTRLFVSGACDASAKLWDVREGMCRQTFTGHESDINAICFFPNGNAFATGSDDATCRLFDLRADQELMVYSHDNIICGITSVAFSKSGRLLLAGYDDFNCNVWDALKADRAGVLAGHDNRVSCLGVTDDGMAVATGSWDSFLKIWN, from the exons ATGAGCGAACTCGACCAGTTGCGTCAGGAGGCTGAACAGCTGAAAAACCAGATCAGA GATGCACGGAAAGCATGTGCGGATGCCACCCTCTCTCAG ATCACAGCCAATATTGAGCCTGTGGGGCGGATTCAGATGCGCACTAGACGGACGCTGAGGGGACACTTGGCAAAGATCTACGCCATGCACTGGGGCACTGACTCAAG GCTTCTTGTTAGTGCTTCCCAGGATGGAAAACTAATTATCTGGGACAGCTATACTACAAACAAG GTGCATGCTATTCCGCTGCGTTCCTCGTGGGTGATGACTTGCGCCTATGCGCCGTCTGGAAACTATGTGGCCTGTGGAGGCTTGGATAACATTTGCTCCATCTACAACCTGAAGACCCGTGAGGGGAACGTGCGCGTCAGCCGTGAGCTGGCTGGACACACAG GCTATCTGTCCTGCTGCCGCTTCCTGGACGATAACCAGATCGTCACTAGCTCAGGCGACACCACCTG TGCTCTGTGGGATATCGAGACGGGGCAGCAGACGACCACATTTGCAGGTCACACCGGTGACGTAATGTCACTGTCTCTGGCCCCGGATACACGTCTGTTCGTGTCAGGTGCCTGTGACGCCTCTGCTAAGCTGTGGGACGTCAGAGAAGGCATGTGCAGGCAAACTTTCACCGGCCACGAGTCCGACATCAACGCCATCTGT TTCTTCCCCAATGGAAATGCGTTTGCCACGGGCTCGGACGACGCCACCTGCAGGCTGTTTGACCTGCGTGCCGATCAAGAGCTGATGGTTTATTCTCACGACAACATCATCTGTGGGATCACCTCCGTGGCCTTTTCCAAAAGCGGACGCCTGCTGCTCGCCGGCTACGACGATTTCAACTGCAACGTGTGGGATGCTCTTAAAGCCGACCGTGCAG GAGTTTTGGCGGGTCACGATAACCGTGTCAGCTGCTTGGGTGTCACTGACGACGGGATGGCTGTGGCCACCGGCTCCTGGGATAGTTTCCTTAAGATCTGGAATTAA